The Bacteroidia bacterium genomic interval TTCTTTTAATCCTACCCAGGCGCAGGTCAGGTTATGGTATTCATGGGTTCCGTGGGTCGCTCGACCAAACTCTCCGTAGGTGAATAAACCTGCCATAGGTGCATCGTAGGTATTCCGCACGCCCTCTATTTCCTCACTGATTAAGGGACCTAGTGCCGCATGACGTCCAACACAAGAAAACATAATAAGCGCATCTGCTTCAGGAAATTCATTTTCTTTTACCCACTGACAGTCATTTACCACTTCTTCGATAATGTCAAAATCAGCCGGAAGAGAAAGTTGAATCTGGTTCCCTTCCGAGACGCTTCCATTGACTTTTATAGCTCCTTTTACCCAATCGATAAGAAGGATGGGTCTGATAATTGGATTTCCTTCATTCCTATGAAGCTGTAAAGGAAAGACATTTGATTCATCAGGCGAAAGAACATCAATGTCATCCACTCGCTTAATCTGATTACCCGTAAATTTTTGAACAAGCTCAAGTGCAGGCTGATGGTCAATCTCGTAAATCCACCAGCCCTCAGACTTGGTTATGGTTTTACGGGTCCCAAGTGGTTTCCATCCATTTATGGCTCGACCTTGCATAGAAATTTTGGTCTGATCAAAGGCCAAAATCAGGATTCCCTGAGAACTGATCCCATCATTGGAAAATACATATGTTTGCTGTACCCGTAAATCATCCCCTGCCATCCCTCCGAAAATCGTTGTATCCTTTCCTGCTGCTGCTTCTATCCCACTTATGACCAATTCTCCATCAATCGTAAGTCCTGTGGCCATGGAGAGAAAGGAAGGCTTAGGAATATCCTGCATAAGTTCCTGGGACATTTCTTTCGATTTCAGACGGGCATCTCCTGTTACTTTGTCTTCAAACTTTAGTGAGAAATAGCTGGGATTGAGTTCCAGCAAGAGCATCACAATGCCTCCATCCAGAATCTCACCATCTATAAATTCTCCTCCTGTTGTAGCCCCAAATATTTGGATGTTTTTTTCATTAAGCAGTTCACAAACGGACTGAATATCCTGCTTATAAGATAGAAAGACCATTGCCAGGTTGGGGGAAAAGTCTGGAGAGATGGAAGTTTCCACGGCAGAGCGTATCTCATCCAGAGAGGTCCCTTTGAGGGATTTCGTTTTCATTGAAGGGCGGTTAAAATGAAGTCAATTAAGAAAAGTTTTCCTTTTTAGGACGCTATATCTTTTTTTCATTAATTTATATTAAATATAGTAAATGATTGAGTCTAATCAGTTGCTTGGGATATACAATCAACCTAATTTTTGTTAAGCTATCTCCGAATGATCAGGAAGCTGCCTCACTACCTAATGGGATGAAATTGGGGAGCTATATTTTGTCCTTATTCTTGCACATCTTGCTTTCCTATCGATTCCAGGATCTATTGAAGTCGTGGATTCCTACAATTTCTTTTCTTTAAATGCGACCCAACTGCAGGTTGTACCATGATGGCCTGCATTTCCGCCTATAGGTGTTCCGAATTCTCCCAAACTGAAAAAGCCAACCATGGGTACCCCCCATACATCTCTTAATCCATCGAGTTCCTCTTCAATCAACGGACCAAGATTACTCAATCGACCTATACAAGAGAATATCAGCATTGCGTCAGCTTCTGGAAGCCGAGTCTTTTTCACTACATGAGCACTTTCTACCACCGTTTCAACAACCTCAAAATCCGGTGGAAGCGAGAATAGGACCTGAGAACCCTGCTGGATTGGGAAACCAAAGAGAACAGCTCCATTTTCACGATTAACCATCATCGGAGGATTCATCACCGGACTCCCTTTGGATTGGATAATTTGCAAAGGATATAAACTGCCTATCTGCTGGAAGATGTCCTTTTGGTCATCCAGGTTAAGCTCCAGACCCGTAAATTTTACCAGCATATCCAGGGCAGGTTGGTCGTCAATTGTAATAATCCATGCGCCTTCACTTTTCGTAACGATTTTAGGGGTACCTGCTGGCTTCCAGCCTGAAACGGCCAAATCTGCTACCTCTACTTTATCCTGATCTATTATCAGGCTGATGATTCCCTTATCACTTTCCTGCTCATGACTAAAGACCAGACATTCATTCAGCACCGGTTTCCCTCCGGCCATTCCTCCAATCAGGGTCGCGTTTTTGCCTGCAATGGAGGTAATGCCTTCTGCCAGCACGGACAAGGGAGTATCATTATAGGAAGCAGCGGAAAGGATAAAAGCGGGGCGGGAGAAGTTTTCCAGACCTGACTGGGCAATAAGTTGTGCTTTTTCGAAAGCTTGTTCATATGAATCTACCTCTTCCACTACGATCCGAAAAAAATCCGGGTTCAAGTCCATAAGGAGGATGACCACCTCATTGCTCGCTAGTCCTCTATCGGTAAATTTACCGGGTGTATTGGCACCAAAAATGGCTATATCCCTTTTCTTCAAAAATTGAACAATTTCTGTATGGCCTAGTTCAACGGGCATAAAAACCACAGCTAGAGTCGGCTGAAAACCATCAACCATGGCTTGCTCAAAAGCTGTCTTAATTTCATCAGGGTTCGGGCCGTAAATAGATTTAGCTTTCATTATATGCAAGATTTTGTTTGTTATTTCTCTTTTAGCTTCTTCAACAGCAATTCAGCTTGTAGTATTCATAGCCTTTCTTGCCGGTATGGTGCTCTGTGATTTGCTTGCAAATCGGCAAACCGAGTCCGACTTGTTGGAAATCTTCGAAGATGTCATTGAGTTGGTTGGCAGATATGCCGTAGCCGGTGGCTGCTAGATATATTTGTAGGGAAATCTTATGAGCTTTTCCTACTGTCTCGCATCAGAACAACTCAAATCAGGATAGATATTCAACCTTTCAGGAAAGTTGAATTAAGGCTAATCCCATAAAAAAACTACTCCCTGTCTACCTGAATCTTTCCACTATAATTCAGCAGGGGAACATGTTATTATTTTGAACTCATCTTTTCCACTCCTGTCCAATTATCCGGAACTCCCCTTTGTAAAAAGCCCTGGGTTCTATGGAGCAGGAGCTTGGCAGTCATATCGCTCGGATTTATGTCCAGAACAGACTTGAGGGCATCTACTGCCTGCTGGAAATTGCGGTCATAATACTCCCGCATAGCTTTTGAGAAGGTTTGTGAGCTCGCGACTTTTTTCTCTACCTGTTCTGGGGAATCTCCATCAAAGCACTCGTACAAGGCTACCGGATCTTTTTTTCCCTTTACCTGTACCTGGCCGAGGTAGCGAAAGTTGAAACTATCATCACCAGGGACAGCTTCACGAGCCGTGATTTTTTTCATGCTTTCTCCACTCAATAATATGTTGACCTGATAATATTTGGTCAGGCTTTCGATACGGGCAGCTGTATTGACCGTATCAGATATAGTGGCAGCTTCCATGCGCTGTATATCTCCAATAATGCCCATGATCAGAGGTCCGGTATGCAGCCCCATGCCTGTACTGACGGCTTTTCGATTTCTTTCTGCCCTTTCCGCATTATAGATGCTAATGGTTTGCTGCATCTGAATGGCCGCACGCAAGGCATCATAGGGATTCTTGGGGAATATAGCCATGATGCCATCTCCCAGGTATTGGTTGACAAAGCCCTTATTTTCATAGATGACCGGACCTATACGGCTGTTGTAGGCGCTGACGAAACGGAAGTTATCTTCAGGGCTCATACTTTCAGCCAAGCTGGTATAGCCCCGGATATCACTGAAAAATACCGTTACGTCTTTTTGCACCTGATCCCCCAACATGACTTCGGTAAGTTTTTCCCGACCTAAGGCACTGATAAATTCGTAGGGTACAAATCGGGTCGTAACCTCATGTATTCTTCGCATGGCTTCTTCTTTTTCCTCGGCTTCCTGAATACGCTTTTGGAATAGCATGGCGCTTTCTATGGCTGAGGCCGATTGCAAAGCAAGGGTGGTAAGCAGTTTTAAGTGACTGGATTTGTATTCGACCGCTTCATGGGTTACAAGAAGAATCATGCCCAGAAGTCGATGTTTGACTTTTAAGGGCGCATAAAGCAAGGAATTAACTGGCTCCTGGTCTTTTCCAAGTGCTGTATGAATATCATTGCGAATATTGGCCTGGCCGCTACTGAGAAATTCTGTAAGCAAAGCTTCTGAGTGGAGATCTCCTTTTGTGAAAAATGTCTCTCCTTTCGAAGCCAGGATATGTGGCTCAGCATCCGTTTCAGGAAGGAAAATTACCGCTCCTCCGCTGGCTTCAATCAATTGTTGTACTTCCTCCAGGGCCGTTTGGGCAATCATTTCT includes:
- a CDS encoding FIST N-terminal domain-containing protein; translation: MKTKSLKGTSLDEIRSAVETSISPDFSPNLAMVFLSYKQDIQSVCELLNEKNIQIFGATTGGEFIDGEILDGGIVMLLLELNPSYFSLKFEDKVTGDARLKSKEMSQELMQDIPKPSFLSMATGLTIDGELVISGIEAAAGKDTTIFGGMAGDDLRVQQTYVFSNDGISSQGILILAFDQTKISMQGRAINGWKPLGTRKTITKSEGWWIYEIDHQPALELVQKFTGNQIKRVDDIDVLSPDESNVFPLQLHRNEGNPIIRPILLIDWVKGAIKVNGSVSEGNQIQLSLPADFDIIEEVVNDCQWVKENEFPEADALIMFSCVGRHAALGPLISEEIEGVRNTYDAPMAGLFTYGEFGRATHGTHEYHNLTCAWVGLKEK
- a CDS encoding FIST C-terminal domain-containing protein, producing MKAKSIYGPNPDEIKTAFEQAMVDGFQPTLAVVFMPVELGHTEIVQFLKKRDIAIFGANTPGKFTDRGLASNEVVILLMDLNPDFFRIVVEEVDSYEQAFEKAQLIAQSGLENFSRPAFILSAASYNDTPLSVLAEGITSIAGKNATLIGGMAGGKPVLNECLVFSHEQESDKGIISLIIDQDKVEVADLAVSGWKPAGTPKIVTKSEGAWIITIDDQPALDMLVKFTGLELNLDDQKDIFQQIGSLYPLQIIQSKGSPVMNPPMMVNRENGAVLFGFPIQQGSQVLFSLPPDFEVVETVVESAHVVKKTRLPEADAMLIFSCIGRLSNLGPLIEEELDGLRDVWGVPMVGFFSLGEFGTPIGGNAGHHGTTCSWVAFKEKKL
- a CDS encoding adenylate/guanylate cyclase domain-containing protein, with product MPKISLKSLLHKRKPTATLLQEIVQDLNISISVQDVQGKWVWGAPQEDSSEKIPVIHENETLGWVYSNSDGRSIVALLNHLLEKESEKKQMGSEVLDLYREINLIYNFSEKLASALDAEMIAQTALEEVQQLIEASGGAVIFLPETDAEPHILASKGETFFTKGDLHSEALLTEFLSSGQANIRNDIHTALGKDQEPVNSLLYAPLKVKHRLLGMILLVTHEAVEYKSSHLKLLTTLALQSASAIESAMLFQKRIQEAEEKEEAMRRIHEVTTRFVPYEFISALGREKLTEVMLGDQVQKDVTVFFSDIRGYTSLAESMSPEDNFRFVSAYNSRIGPVIYENKGFVNQYLGDGIMAIFPKNPYDALRAAIQMQQTISIYNAERAERNRKAVSTGMGLHTGPLIMGIIGDIQRMEAATISDTVNTAARIESLTKYYQVNILLSGESMKKITAREAVPGDDSFNFRYLGQVQVKGKKDPVALYECFDGDSPEQVEKKVASSQTFSKAMREYYDRNFQQAVDALKSVLDINPSDMTAKLLLHRTQGFLQRGVPDNWTGVEKMSSK